One segment of Thermococcus profundus DNA contains the following:
- the cas1b gene encoding type I-B CRISPR-associated endonuclease Cas1b produces MRKRSLTLLSDGNLFRRENTLYFENAQGRKPLAVEGIYDIYVYGHVNISSQALHFLAQKGIAVHFFNHYGHYDGSFYPREKLHSGNLVVAQAEHYLNREKRLTLAKLFVKGSALNMEKNLKRWKVADGFPNLLEELFEELERAKKITEVMNVEARIRGEYYARWDEHLPEGFKIVKRTRRPPGNEMNALISFLNSRLYATIVSELYNTQLAPTVSYLHEPGERRFSLALDLSEIFKPIIADRIATRLVKQGIIRREHFRGELNGVLLTKEGMRTILEHYNRELGKSVRHPGLKKNVTKQRLIRLEAYKLIKHLVGVKEYEPLVAWF; encoded by the coding sequence ATGAGAAAGCGTTCCCTCACCCTGTTATCCGACGGGAACCTCTTCCGGCGGGAGAACACCCTATACTTCGAGAACGCCCAGGGAAGGAAGCCCCTCGCTGTTGAGGGCATCTACGACATCTACGTCTACGGCCACGTTAACATAAGCTCACAGGCCCTCCATTTCCTGGCGCAGAAGGGAATAGCCGTCCACTTCTTCAACCACTACGGCCACTACGACGGAAGCTTTTACCCGCGGGAGAAGCTCCATTCCGGGAACCTGGTCGTGGCACAGGCCGAGCACTACCTCAACCGGGAAAAGCGCCTAACTCTTGCCAAGCTCTTCGTGAAAGGCTCCGCCCTCAACATGGAGAAGAACCTAAAGCGCTGGAAAGTTGCCGATGGCTTTCCCAATCTTCTGGAGGAGCTGTTTGAAGAGCTTGAGAGGGCGAAGAAAATAACCGAGGTAATGAACGTCGAGGCGAGGATAAGAGGGGAGTACTATGCCCGCTGGGACGAACACCTGCCGGAGGGCTTCAAGATAGTCAAGCGGACGAGAAGGCCGCCGGGGAACGAGATGAACGCGCTGATAAGCTTCCTCAATTCCCGCCTTTACGCCACCATCGTGAGCGAGCTCTACAACACCCAGCTTGCTCCGACGGTGAGCTACCTCCATGAGCCGGGCGAGAGGAGGTTTTCTCTCGCTCTCGACTTGAGTGAAATCTTCAAGCCGATAATAGCCGACAGGATAGCGACGCGCCTCGTGAAGCAGGGGATAATCAGGAGGGAGCACTTCAGGGGCGAGCTTAACGGCGTTTTGCTGACGAAGGAAGGAATGAGGACCATCCTTGAGCACTACAACAGGGAGCTCGGCAAGAGTGTGAGGCATCCAGGGCTGAAGAAGAACGTCACGAAGCAGAGGCTGATACGGCTTGAGGCGTATAAACTGATAAAGCATCTCGTTGGAGTTAAGGAGTACGAACCGCTGGTGGCGTGGTTCTGA
- the cas5b gene encoding type I-B CRISPR-associated protein Cas5b: MNAEADLVAFRVTGEFAHFRSPFVTSYLSTYPFPPKPTVLGMLGAIMGYSPLEVLNLQNTIQVAIKLNKTPKKALDYVRLWKFENDKKNIIFSPVKMELLIRPDYTIFVHSNNEKFSAELQKRLETRDFVYPVSLGKNEFIAFIREILSFNPREVEPVQTTSVDSILPVTLANQKIALPDPTTSNWATVGLVPVELELVSETGTRRVKKTGTFAYSLNGGPIKVQRRIHALKVGSWNIVMF, translated from the coding sequence GTGAACGCGGAAGCCGACTTAGTGGCTTTCAGGGTTACGGGAGAATTTGCACACTTTAGAAGTCCGTTCGTTACCAGTTATCTCTCTACTTATCCTTTCCCACCAAAACCAACAGTACTTGGGATGCTAGGAGCTATAATGGGATACTCTCCATTAGAGGTTCTAAATTTGCAAAACACAATACAAGTGGCCATAAAACTCAACAAAACTCCCAAAAAAGCATTGGACTACGTGCGGCTATGGAAGTTTGAGAATGATAAGAAAAATATCATATTCAGCCCAGTTAAGATGGAGTTACTGATTAGACCGGATTACACCATATTTGTTCATTCAAACAATGAAAAGTTTAGCGCTGAACTCCAGAAAAGACTCGAAACGAGGGACTTTGTTTATCCAGTATCCCTAGGAAAAAACGAATTTATTGCATTTATCAGAGAAATACTCTCATTCAATCCTAGAGAAGTCGAGCCTGTTCAAACCACTAGCGTTGATTCTATATTGCCCGTTACACTAGCAAACCAGAAAATTGCACTTCCAGATCCAACAACTAGCAACTGGGCTACGGTGGGACTAGTTCCCGTTGAACTGGAATTGGTATCAGAAACAGGAACAAGAAGAGTCAAGAAAACGGGAACTTTTGCGTATTCACTAAATGGGGGACCAATAAAGGTTCAGAGGAGAATCCACGCGCTGAAGGTGGGATCATGGAACATAGTAATGTTCTAG
- the cas6 gene encoding CRISPR-associated endoribonuclease Cas6 has protein sequence MRFLIRLQPEEEPFKIPFNNMRFLQGLVYRKIGSVDPDLSLRLHNPKVPKLFTYSLFMAERRELAEDRSGLLGYNRGFFYFSTAVPEIAEAFIKGLLEKPEVELWGEKFTVEEVKALAEPERLSGRKFVTLSPIAVTTKRMQFGKPRSYDLSPAEPGFYELIRENLREKYVHIFGLKPPEDFEIKIISSKPKRFEVKPGIFQTAWHLVFKAYGDEGLLRAGYLAGFGEKNSIGFGMVKVDGRKERVKRRWKEGYE, from the coding sequence TTGAGGTTCCTAATAAGACTTCAACCGGAGGAAGAGCCCTTTAAAATCCCCTTCAACAACATGCGCTTTCTCCAGGGTCTTGTTTACAGAAAGATAGGGAGCGTTGATCCGGACCTTAGTTTAAGGCTCCACAACCCCAAGGTTCCGAAGCTCTTTACGTACTCCCTCTTCATGGCCGAAAGGCGGGAGCTGGCAGAGGACAGGAGCGGTCTGCTTGGCTACAACCGCGGGTTCTTCTACTTCTCCACAGCCGTTCCGGAGATCGCGGAGGCGTTCATCAAGGGGCTCCTAGAAAAGCCCGAGGTCGAGCTGTGGGGGGAGAAGTTCACGGTCGAAGAAGTCAAGGCTTTAGCCGAGCCCGAGAGGCTGAGCGGAAGGAAGTTCGTGACGCTTTCTCCGATAGCCGTGACGACGAAGAGGATGCAGTTTGGAAAGCCGAGGAGCTACGACCTCAGTCCAGCCGAACCTGGGTTCTATGAGCTGATAAGAGAGAACCTCCGCGAGAAGTACGTCCATATCTTTGGTTTGAAGCCCCCGGAGGACTTCGAAATTAAAATCATAAGCTCCAAACCAAAGCGCTTTGAGGTCAAGCCCGGCATCTTCCAGACCGCGTGGCATCTTGTATTCAAGGCTTACGGAGACGAAGGTCTCTTGAGGGCAGGCTACCTCGCTGGTTTCGGCGAGAAGAACTCGATTGGGTTTGGGATGGTGAAGGTTGATGGACGGAAGGAGAGGGTGAAAAGGCGCTGGAAGGAGGGGTATGAGTGA
- the cas4 gene encoding CRISPR-associated protein Cas4, whose amino-acid sequence MNKYPLHELLIGGTEINYLFICPTKLWYFSKGITMEQESEWVDLGRFLHEQHYANEEKEVQIGSIKIDFIRKGDTIEVHEVKLGKSMEKAHEMQALYYLYYLKRLGIKAKAVLHYPKLNETKEITLNGRENEVEAAIKEVQRIKSLPAPPEPVKSKRCKKCAYYELCWV is encoded by the coding sequence ATGAATAAGTATCCCCTCCACGAGCTCCTCATCGGCGGCACAGAAATCAACTACCTCTTCATCTGCCCTACCAAACTGTGGTATTTCTCCAAGGGCATTACAATGGAGCAGGAGAGCGAGTGGGTTGACCTCGGGAGGTTCCTTCATGAGCAACACTACGCCAACGAGGAGAAGGAAGTGCAGATCGGGAGCATAAAGATAGACTTCATCAGGAAAGGAGATACCATAGAAGTCCATGAGGTCAAGCTCGGCAAGAGCATGGAGAAAGCTCACGAGATGCAGGCGCTTTACTACCTTTACTACCTCAAGAGGCTCGGCATCAAGGCAAAAGCGGTTCTCCATTATCCAAAACTCAACGAGACGAAGGAGATAACTCTCAACGGCAGGGAGAATGAAGTTGAAGCGGCGATCAAAGAAGTCCAGCGGATAAAATCACTCCCCGCTCCACCAGAGCCAGTTAAATCGAAGAGGTGCAAAAAATGCGCCTACTACGAGCTGTGCTGGGTGTGA
- a CDS encoding CRISPR-associated helicase/endonuclease Cas3: MEHSNVLARPGQPLTIHLTETMGYIAHFLSLKFPELMKLGMFIGYLHDIGKATLGIQHTLRANIGARGHALLSAWMALRILNESKALEQEFSRTTNLSVPDLKRLVFWVITSHHSRPSILLPEHQKEFLLGKDESFFLLPKNFEELLQPLTLKMTVKVPEKYVLEEFMLKLKQQNLRSLQRVPTDTRFKMLFSTLSGSLNLSDWKSAGFKERFQLELSDKGRKRFMERVNHAYNPNFTPAHERLISATSLPEKAYIELPTGFGKTSFSYFYFTKTKSSRLLYTLPITTIIEDIFNRFTENVARDDTSLQPVWYTSLFLGLSKQLKEDDTLEKTYKIHKFLLRPIAFTTLDQVLLPYLNSGRYPPKVFVNQKSFIVIDEPQLYGFLPLAILVRMLESEYFESERMLVMSATIPTFLKERLSETGFVNLESYLNIADKIHIPDRTQLRYNTDLLLERNDSGDIGLNEEILAEIIHEAQGGKNIIVKVNTVRKAQHVFLQIKEFVKKKGINIEVNLFHARFIAEDRKGKLEEVKQGDTRNPNCKRGIILVSTQVIEAGVDISYDKMYTEVQPLDSLVQSAGRINRRRDSTKNTPATIEVFEISSHHPYDPDLIRETRKILTKYKTIPESRYKEILNEYWLNISPMFERKLDLATRIHKKVQDRGIFSLDVGDWRDIYGIGGIREGLATVPVIPIDFHEKILNLTQHYQGLALIRRVFQYMVNVPIYLCLNYCPGEPLISKYPWIRFIDLPYDKKLGLLDNRNHKEVME; the protein is encoded by the coding sequence ATGGAACATAGTAATGTTCTAGCTCGACCGGGGCAACCATTAACCATTCACCTTACAGAGACTATGGGATACATAGCTCATTTCCTTTCTCTTAAATTTCCTGAGCTCATGAAATTAGGAATGTTCATCGGATATCTTCATGACATTGGAAAAGCAACTTTAGGGATACAACATACTCTTAGGGCCAACATAGGAGCTAGAGGACATGCACTTCTTTCAGCATGGATGGCCCTTAGAATTCTAAACGAATCCAAAGCACTAGAACAGGAATTTTCTAGGACAACAAATCTTAGCGTGCCTGATTTAAAAAGACTTGTATTTTGGGTCATTACATCTCATCATTCAAGGCCATCAATACTCCTACCAGAACATCAAAAGGAGTTCCTTCTGGGAAAAGATGAATCCTTCTTTTTATTGCCAAAGAATTTTGAGGAGTTACTACAGCCATTAACCCTTAAAATGACTGTTAAAGTTCCAGAGAAATATGTACTTGAGGAGTTTATGCTTAAACTTAAGCAACAGAACTTAAGATCACTTCAAAGGGTTCCCACGGACACTAGATTCAAAATGTTATTTTCTACGCTTTCTGGCTCTTTAAATCTTTCAGATTGGAAGTCTGCAGGTTTTAAAGAAAGATTTCAACTTGAATTAAGTGATAAGGGTCGCAAGAGGTTTATGGAACGGGTGAATCACGCCTACAACCCTAATTTCACTCCTGCTCATGAAAGATTGATATCTGCGACTTCTCTCCCAGAAAAGGCATATATTGAATTACCAACAGGTTTTGGAAAAACAAGCTTTTCATACTTCTATTTCACGAAAACAAAGTCTTCGAGGCTACTCTATACACTTCCGATAACTACGATAATTGAGGATATATTCAATAGATTCACAGAAAATGTCGCGAGAGATGATACTTCATTACAACCAGTTTGGTATACCTCTCTATTTCTTGGACTCTCAAAACAGCTAAAAGAAGATGACACATTAGAGAAAACATACAAGATCCACAAATTTCTTCTACGTCCAATTGCATTCACCACATTGGATCAGGTGCTATTACCTTATCTGAACTCAGGTAGATACCCACCCAAAGTGTTTGTTAATCAAAAGTCATTCATTGTTATCGACGAACCTCAACTCTATGGCTTTTTACCCTTAGCAATACTTGTGAGGATGCTGGAATCAGAGTATTTTGAGAGCGAAAGAATGTTAGTCATGTCTGCTACTATTCCAACGTTTTTAAAGGAAAGACTCAGTGAAACAGGATTTGTGAATTTAGAGAGCTATCTAAACATAGCTGATAAGATTCACATTCCAGATAGAACTCAACTTAGATACAATACAGATCTCCTACTCGAACGAAATGATAGCGGTGACATTGGGTTAAATGAAGAAATACTTGCAGAGATTATTCATGAGGCTCAGGGTGGAAAGAACATAATTGTAAAGGTAAATACTGTGAGGAAGGCTCAACATGTCTTTTTACAGATTAAAGAATTTGTAAAAAAGAAGGGAATTAACATTGAAGTCAACCTATTCCACGCTAGGTTTATCGCAGAAGATCGCAAAGGTAAATTAGAGGAAGTGAAACAAGGTGACACAAGGAATCCTAACTGCAAAAGGGGCATTATCTTAGTTTCGACCCAGGTTATAGAGGCAGGAGTAGACATATCTTATGACAAGATGTACACTGAAGTCCAGCCCCTGGATTCCTTGGTTCAATCTGCAGGCAGAATCAATAGAAGAAGGGACAGTACCAAGAACACTCCTGCGACTATTGAAGTGTTTGAAATCTCTAGTCATCATCCGTATGATCCTGATTTGATACGTGAAACTAGGAAAATACTCACCAAGTACAAGACAATTCCCGAGTCTAGGTATAAAGAGATCCTCAATGAATACTGGCTCAACATAAGTCCAATGTTCGAAAGAAAATTGGACCTAGCAACAAGGATTCATAAAAAAGTCCAGGATAGAGGGATATTTTCATTAGATGTGGGGGATTGGAGAGATATTTACGGGATTGGGGGGATTAGAGAAGGCCTAGCTACAGTGCCCGTGATACCAATCGACTTTCACGAGAAGATATTAAACCTAACCCAACATTATCAGGGACTAGCTCTCATCCGGAGAGTCTTTCAGTACATGGTGAATGTTCCCATTTACCTGTGTTTGAATTACTGCCCCGGAGAGCCATTAATCTCCAAGTATCCCTGGATCCGTTTCATAGACCTCCCATATGACAAGAAATTAGGTTTATTAGACAACCGTAATCATAAGGAAGTGATGGAATGA
- a CDS encoding HAD-IB family phosphatase, giving the protein MLAAFDLEGTLVKSVSGWVELHKRFGTWEKGKEYAEMFFRGEIDYATWAELDASLWKGHTKEEILEWVNTVEYMEGAEELIEFLKRENFRIAIISSGLLCLASKVGRELGADYVFANELIFDENGVITGKVRPHVDFRGKGAILRKLKEELKPSLTVAVGDGYNDIAMFREADVSIAINPHEGVEGDHVVESLREVREIIEGLLEE; this is encoded by the coding sequence ATGCTGGCCGCTTTTGACCTTGAAGGTACGCTCGTGAAATCAGTCTCCGGCTGGGTCGAGCTCCACAAGCGCTTTGGAACCTGGGAGAAGGGGAAGGAGTACGCGGAGATGTTCTTCCGTGGCGAGATAGACTACGCAACCTGGGCCGAGCTCGACGCCTCCCTCTGGAAGGGGCATACAAAGGAGGAAATCCTGGAGTGGGTCAATACCGTTGAGTACATGGAGGGCGCAGAAGAGCTCATCGAATTTTTAAAGAGAGAAAACTTCAGGATAGCGATAATCAGCAGCGGGCTTTTGTGCCTGGCCTCAAAGGTGGGGAGGGAGCTCGGTGCGGACTACGTCTTCGCCAACGAGCTGATCTTTGACGAGAACGGTGTGATAACAGGGAAGGTGAGACCACACGTCGACTTTCGGGGAAAGGGGGCGATACTCAGAAAACTGAAGGAGGAGCTGAAGCCCAGTTTAACTGTTGCAGTCGGCGACGGCTACAACGACATAGCGATGTTCAGGGAAGCCGACGTCAGCATAGCGATAAACCCCCACGAGGGCGTTGAAGGTGACCACGTCGTTGAGAGCCTTCGTGAGGTCAGGGAAATCATCGAGGGGCTCCTGGAGGAGTGA
- a CDS encoding PEGA domain-containing protein, with translation MGEATHRRFAWIAVLLLVLGSLESLWTITYAETFPLGWHVEHGQVNSWNGNLKTSEINHGALESELKVGYAIVTTKAIVNGSGELPKYVEYLKSKGFEVYLLTEDDYGYAEGQERAVNIRNWLKEHYKPLHITYVLLIGNPDPDDPSDPNDTYGDVPMIMAWPRVKYTDPRTNETHWYNSTPTDYFYADLTGNWDLDGDGYYGEYPDDFGKGGVDLSPEVFVGRIPVYDGNYTALDSILDRIMAFKGAPKKILLPMAVINYENEDNFPGYARTDGRKLPYYLGQLAEARNFSVTAMYEGEGLSPVPRDAAYYTYNISEENLIREWNRGYGIVMWLAHGYREVAYRKVWARDDGDGIPESSEMELYPLIDVSSASKLEPKNTFLFEASCLNGYPEDSHNLQYTLLKSAAIAIVGATRQSWYSIGMWELNAVPDDLSLGYVYVKNLMEGMTAGEALYMGKSSFSASDPKWIMNLFNFNLYGDPSLGLDGVGISKHGRNIIFVDDDKKDFPKADYTSISAALEYALPGETIVVYPGLYNETVRITKPKITLKAVFPAWTVINGSVYISSNLVTFEGFTIKGNLQVSDAKGVSVNDLLVKGSLGVGNSFKVLMSNIRAQPGWGAGTPLDITGSAKVTLIHVNLSAAGSDMPAMIFDSSEVEIADSQLELGEGLYLRYATIVRLKNVEVIGRTLDIKGERPLEYTTHLFQNVTLNGYPVVYVANSKGKRIEGIQVGQVIIANSTDVYVDSVNVTPGTTQVAFSDNVTISNSNLTGKSGGFVDIKDSVHVSIINSFTAGSLWIRGSRPEHFTTLKIDNVSTYDGGRILQIRNRQGETVKVDPAGGSVYQLIITNVTDSKIIGTVNVTDSIEMYGIGNSTVEWMGSSHSIYLRFSRGVLLTRLIGPELEVEDSTGITVTNSTIGNLDIHGNDHFSPEENLVEGCVIWYLRINTADPMVVRRNTISHLIISRSSKKVLVEKNVISPLSEWMAGYPGIRISGSVIIRSNVISGFREGIWFARWGNTPEPSIIYDNFFNNTENVFLQYDNGPVNFWNLTLKEGPNIVGGSLIGGNYWADSNGTGFSETCTDSNSDGICDSPYVIDGDNVDYLPLSTPGRLRIRLWDLFGHLKLELPNGSNVILNGFYLGKKGDFYLPPGRYRVNVTNPYYEDYNTTVVIQPGQTVTLSPEMKPLFGFLNVDSVPGGAEVYINGSFSGVTPLSRVLLSPGNYTIRIVKGGYEEYSSTVTVVRGQTKSLLAVLKPLPPAYLKVTSVPNGTSVYVDESLKGSTPLWLELTPGNHTIKLVRDGYQDYEANVTLVSGKVTEIKAVLIPKPAVLFVNSTPTGAAVYVDGEYAGETPLALELPSGNHTVELSKGGYANYTLHVSLSAGKEKNVSVKLDEIPPTTTIPVSTTSTTTSGNGTSPSSNGTSTKQNSSGGICGPAILLALALTPLLIRGKE, from the coding sequence TTGGGAGAAGCTACTCACCGCAGGTTTGCATGGATCGCGGTTCTGCTTCTGGTTCTGGGGTCACTGGAATCCCTGTGGACTATAACCTATGCTGAGACATTTCCTTTGGGCTGGCACGTAGAGCACGGTCAGGTGAACTCCTGGAATGGCAATCTAAAAACGTCCGAGATAAATCACGGGGCTCTGGAAAGCGAACTGAAGGTGGGCTACGCCATAGTAACCACCAAAGCGATAGTCAACGGCAGCGGGGAGCTTCCCAAATACGTTGAATACCTCAAAAGCAAGGGCTTTGAAGTGTATCTCCTGACAGAGGACGACTACGGTTATGCGGAGGGGCAGGAGAGGGCCGTCAACATAAGGAACTGGCTGAAGGAGCACTACAAGCCCCTCCACATCACGTACGTGCTCCTGATAGGCAACCCCGATCCGGACGATCCGAGCGATCCCAACGACACCTACGGCGACGTCCCCATGATTATGGCCTGGCCAAGGGTTAAGTACACCGATCCGAGAACCAACGAAACGCACTGGTACAACTCCACCCCCACGGATTACTTCTACGCAGATCTAACTGGAAACTGGGATCTCGACGGGGACGGCTACTACGGTGAGTACCCAGACGATTTTGGGAAGGGGGGTGTCGACCTCTCCCCAGAAGTCTTCGTTGGAAGGATACCCGTTTACGACGGCAACTACACCGCCCTCGATTCGATACTGGACAGGATCATGGCGTTCAAAGGGGCTCCGAAAAAGATCCTCCTTCCAATGGCAGTCATAAACTACGAGAACGAGGACAACTTTCCGGGATACGCCAGAACTGACGGCAGGAAGCTACCATACTACCTCGGTCAGCTCGCTGAGGCCAGGAACTTCAGCGTGACAGCGATGTATGAGGGTGAGGGCCTTTCTCCGGTTCCAAGGGATGCAGCTTACTACACCTACAACATAAGCGAGGAGAACCTCATAAGGGAGTGGAACAGGGGCTACGGGATCGTTATGTGGCTGGCCCACGGGTACAGGGAGGTCGCCTACAGAAAGGTCTGGGCCCGCGACGACGGTGACGGGATCCCTGAGAGCTCGGAAATGGAGCTGTATCCTCTGATCGACGTTTCCTCAGCTTCCAAGCTTGAGCCGAAGAACACTTTCCTCTTTGAGGCCTCCTGCCTCAACGGCTACCCAGAGGACAGCCACAACCTCCAGTACACCCTCCTCAAGTCCGCCGCCATAGCAATCGTCGGCGCCACGAGGCAGAGCTGGTACTCAATAGGGATGTGGGAGCTCAACGCAGTCCCGGATGACCTGAGCCTTGGGTACGTTTACGTCAAAAACCTCATGGAGGGAATGACCGCGGGAGAGGCCCTCTACATGGGCAAATCCAGCTTTTCTGCCTCCGATCCAAAGTGGATCATGAACCTCTTCAACTTCAACCTCTACGGCGACCCCTCCCTGGGTCTCGATGGCGTTGGAATCTCAAAACACGGGAGGAACATAATCTTCGTGGACGACGATAAGAAGGACTTTCCCAAGGCGGACTACACAAGCATAAGCGCGGCGCTGGAGTATGCTCTTCCAGGGGAGACGATAGTGGTTTACCCGGGCCTCTACAATGAGACCGTGAGAATAACCAAACCCAAGATCACCCTAAAGGCCGTTTTTCCAGCGTGGACTGTGATAAACGGCTCTGTTTACATCTCCTCGAACCTCGTCACCTTTGAAGGTTTTACGATCAAGGGCAACCTTCAGGTGAGCGATGCCAAGGGGGTAAGCGTCAACGACCTCCTGGTGAAAGGTAGCCTCGGGGTGGGGAACTCATTCAAAGTCCTCATGAGCAACATCCGAGCTCAGCCGGGGTGGGGCGCGGGCACGCCCCTCGACATAACAGGTTCCGCCAAAGTCACCCTGATCCACGTTAACCTGAGTGCCGCTGGAAGTGACATGCCGGCTATGATATTTGACTCCTCCGAGGTGGAGATAGCCGACAGCCAGCTGGAGCTGGGGGAGGGCCTTTATCTGCGGTACGCCACCATAGTCCGTCTTAAGAACGTTGAGGTGATTGGGAGGACGCTGGACATCAAGGGGGAAAGACCCTTGGAGTACACCACCCACCTCTTCCAGAACGTCACCCTCAACGGTTATCCCGTTGTCTACGTGGCCAATTCCAAGGGGAAGAGGATAGAGGGAATCCAAGTGGGTCAAGTGATAATAGCGAACTCGACCGACGTTTACGTGGATTCAGTTAACGTCACGCCCGGAACAACTCAGGTGGCCTTCTCCGATAACGTGACCATCTCCAACAGCAATTTGACGGGCAAATCGGGAGGTTTCGTGGACATAAAGGACTCAGTTCACGTTTCTATCATCAACTCCTTCACGGCTGGCTCCCTGTGGATAAGGGGGAGCAGGCCGGAGCACTTCACCACCCTCAAGATAGACAATGTGAGTACCTACGACGGCGGGAGGATACTCCAGATCAGGAACAGGCAGGGGGAAACGGTGAAGGTGGATCCCGCGGGAGGTTCTGTATATCAGCTCATCATCACGAACGTAACTGACTCCAAGATCATTGGAACCGTCAACGTCACAGACTCCATTGAGATGTATGGTATCGGGAATTCAACGGTTGAATGGATGGGGAGTTCGCACAGCATATACCTCCGGTTCTCAAGGGGAGTACTGCTAACTCGTCTCATAGGGCCTGAGCTGGAGGTGGAAGACTCGACTGGAATAACAGTGACCAACTCCACGATAGGGAATCTGGACATCCATGGAAACGACCACTTCAGCCCAGAGGAGAACCTGGTGGAAGGGTGCGTGATCTGGTATCTCCGCATAAACACTGCGGATCCCATGGTGGTTAGGAGAAACACCATTTCTCACCTCATTATCTCAAGGAGCTCAAAGAAAGTTCTCGTTGAGAAGAACGTGATATCACCTCTATCGGAGTGGATGGCCGGTTACCCTGGCATCAGGATATCAGGGTCGGTCATAATCCGCTCCAACGTCATAAGCGGGTTCCGGGAAGGAATATGGTTCGCCCGATGGGGCAACACCCCGGAACCCAGCATCATATATGACAACTTCTTCAACAACACTGAGAACGTGTTCCTCCAGTATGACAATGGCCCGGTGAACTTCTGGAACCTCACTCTGAAGGAAGGGCCCAACATAGTCGGCGGCTCGTTGATAGGCGGAAACTACTGGGCAGATTCCAACGGGACGGGCTTCAGCGAAACCTGCACCGACTCCAACTCCGACGGTATATGCGACTCCCCTTACGTGATAGACGGGGACAACGTGGACTACCTCCCGCTCTCAACGCCGGGAAGGCTGAGGATACGGCTCTGGGATCTCTTCGGCCACCTTAAGCTGGAATTACCCAACGGCTCGAATGTGATTCTAAATGGATTCTATTTGGGCAAGAAAGGCGACTTCTACCTCCCACCAGGCCGGTACAGAGTTAACGTAACAAACCCCTACTACGAGGATTACAACACCACAGTTGTCATCCAGCCAGGGCAGACGGTAACATTGAGTCCTGAGATGAAGCCCCTCTTCGGCTTCCTCAACGTGGACTCAGTCCCAGGGGGGGCGGAGGTCTACATCAACGGCTCATTCTCGGGGGTGACACCGCTCAGCAGGGTTCTTCTGTCGCCTGGAAACTACACCATCCGCATTGTCAAGGGCGGTTATGAAGAATACTCATCGACGGTAACGGTGGTTAGAGGCCAAACAAAATCTCTGCTGGCGGTTTTGAAGCCCCTCCCGCCGGCGTATCTTAAGGTTACCTCGGTCCCCAATGGGACCTCTGTTTACGTTGACGAGTCTTTAAAAGGATCGACCCCACTGTGGCTTGAACTCACCCCCGGCAACCACACTATCAAACTTGTTAGAGATGGATATCAGGACTACGAGGCCAACGTCACGCTTGTTTCGGGTAAGGTTACGGAAATTAAAGCCGTACTAATCCCCAAACCTGCCGTCCTCTTCGTAAACTCAACGCCCACAGGAGCGGCGGTTTATGTGGACGGGGAATACGCTGGGGAAACCCCACTGGCCCTAGAACTCCCGTCCGGCAACCACACAGTAGAACTCTCCAAGGGAGGTTATGCAAACTACACACTCCACGTCAGCCTGTCAGCTGGGAAAGAGAAAAACGTAAGTGTTAAACTGGATGAAATTCCGCCGACAACAACCATCCCTGTGAGCACCACAAGCACTACGACTTCCGGCAACGGGACTTCGCCCAGTTCCAATGGAACCAGTACCAAGCAGAACTCTTCCGGAGGTATCTGCGGCCCGGCGATCCTGCTGGCCTTAGCTCTGACGCCCCTCTTAATTAGAGGAAAGGAGTGA